A portion of the Bacillus thuringiensis genome contains these proteins:
- the tdcB gene encoding bifunctional threonine ammonia-lyase/L-serine ammonia-lyase TdcB: MSNEILPLNIGNIKNAQKILDGNARKTPLVKSFYLTSKTGGEIYLKLENMQLTGSFKFRGAFNKISQLTNEEKERGVIACSAGNHAQGVALSSHLLGIKSKIVMPTSAPQAKVDATRGYGSEVILYGDTFDDAKAKCEEIIKEIGETYLHPYDDVEVMAGQGTIGLDILDNMWDVDTVIVPIGGGGIISGIAVALKSFNPSINIIGVQAENVHGMKASYDAGEIVSHYKAPTIADGCAVKIPGNLTFEIVKNLVDDIVTVSEEELEVAMKDLLQRGKAVVEGAGALATAALLAGKVDKYVQGKKVVAVISGGNVDLKRISSVCEHFFIANEVK; this comes from the coding sequence ATGAGTAATGAAATTTTACCACTCAACATTGGGAATATAAAAAATGCACAAAAAATTTTAGATGGAAATGCTAGAAAAACGCCTTTGGTTAAATCTTTCTATTTAACCAGTAAAACCGGTGGAGAAATTTATTTAAAGTTGGAAAACATGCAGTTAACAGGTTCATTCAAGTTTCGTGGTGCATTTAATAAAATTTCTCAACTTACAAATGAAGAAAAAGAACGTGGTGTAATCGCCTGCTCAGCTGGAAACCATGCACAAGGTGTCGCATTATCTTCTCATTTACTTGGTATCAAAAGTAAAATTGTGATGCCAACCTCTGCACCGCAAGCTAAAGTGGATGCGACGAGAGGATATGGTTCTGAAGTTATTTTATACGGTGATACATTTGATGATGCAAAAGCAAAATGTGAAGAGATTATAAAAGAAATAGGCGAAACATACCTACATCCATATGATGATGTAGAAGTAATGGCTGGCCAAGGGACAATTGGGTTAGATATTCTGGATAATATGTGGGATGTTGATACTGTTATTGTACCTATTGGTGGAGGAGGAATTATTTCAGGGATTGCTGTAGCACTGAAATCATTTAATCCCTCCATTAATATTATTGGAGTTCAAGCTGAAAACGTACACGGTATGAAAGCTTCTTATGATGCTGGAGAAATTGTATCACATTATAAAGCTCCAACAATAGCGGATGGTTGTGCAGTTAAAATACCTGGAAATTTAACCTTTGAAATTGTAAAAAACCTAGTAGATGACATTGTAACTGTATCGGAAGAAGAATTAGAAGTAGCGATGAAAGACTTATTGCAACGCGGAAAGGCTGTCGTAGAAGGAGCAGGAGCGTTAGCTACAGCCGCTCTTCTTGCAGGCAAAGTTGATAAATATGTACAGGGTAAAAAAGTAGTAGCGGTTATTTCAGGTGGCAATGTGGATTTAAAACGTATTTCAAGTGTATGTGAGCATTTCTTTATTGCCAATGAAGTAAAATAA